The following proteins are encoded in a genomic region of Streptococcus cristatus AS 1.3089:
- a CDS encoding MarR family winged helix-turn-helix transcriptional regulator — MRDNHLIAHHIRLLNGRIFQKLLSQDPEALYRSEQGKILAVLWKSETGCATATDIALVTGLANNTLTTMLKKLEEQGLVTFNQCGSDKRKKYVKLTEQGWAQKEVGHRVSQKLDAIFYKGFSEEEIRQFESYQERILANLKEKEE, encoded by the coding sequence ATGAGAGACAATCATCTAATAGCCCACCATATTCGTTTGTTGAATGGGCGGATTTTTCAAAAGTTACTGAGCCAAGATCCAGAAGCGCTTTATCGGAGTGAGCAGGGCAAGATTCTCGCTGTTTTATGGAAGAGTGAAACGGGTTGCGCTACGGCGACAGATATTGCACTGGTGACGGGATTGGCCAATAATACGCTAACAACTATGCTGAAAAAGTTGGAAGAGCAGGGATTGGTGACCTTTAATCAGTGTGGTTCAGACAAGCGAAAGAAGTATGTCAAGTTGACAGAGCAAGGTTGGGCACAGAAAGAAGTTGGTCATCGTGTCAGTCAAAAACTGGATGCTATTTTTTATAAAGGCTTCTCAGAGGAAGAAATTCGTCAGTTTGAAAGTTATCAGGAACGTATTTTAGCGAACCTTAAAGAAAAAGAGGAATGA
- a CDS encoding nuclear transport factor 2 family protein, with protein MSKQVENAHNLYIHAIQDGRVVEAQAQSVGDTYIQHSTGMPDGKEGFAAFFADFFERHPEREMKIVRTIEDGNLVFVHVHQYLNGGEAQWVTTDTFRADENGRIVEHWDVIDYYRTPENGQLDQIFGDFEITDLDKTVENKKTVRRFLTEIFQNGELEQWSDYVAEDLIQHNHEIGQGSQAYKNYVAEHGVSFDFVFQLLGQGNYVVSYGQIQIDGVAYAQYDIFRLENGLIVEYWDNKEVMPKVEDLINRGKF; from the coding sequence TTGTCAAAACAAGTTGAAAATGCACATAATCTATACATTCATGCCATTCAAGATGGGCGTGTGGTCGAGGCTCAAGCTCAGTCTGTAGGGGATACCTACATTCAACATTCGACAGGTATGCCAGATGGGAAAGAAGGTTTCGCGGCTTTTTTTGCAGATTTCTTTGAGCGCCATCCAGAGCGTGAGATGAAAATTGTTCGCACCATTGAAGACGGCAATCTAGTCTTCGTCCATGTCCATCAATATCTGAATGGAGGAGAAGCGCAATGGGTGACGACTGATACTTTCCGTGCGGATGAGAATGGTCGTATCGTGGAGCATTGGGATGTCATTGACTACTATCGCACTCCTGAAAACGGACAGTTAGACCAGATTTTTGGAGATTTTGAAATCACGGATTTGGACAAGACAGTAGAAAATAAAAAAACCGTTCGTCGTTTTTTGACAGAAATTTTCCAAAACGGCGAGCTAGAGCAGTGGAGTGATTATGTGGCAGAAGATTTGATTCAGCATAATCATGAGATTGGCCAAGGAAGTCAGGCTTATAAAAACTATGTTGCAGAGCATGGAGTTTCTTTTGACTTTGTTTTCCAGCTTTTGGGGCAAGGAAACTATGTGGTTAGCTATGGGCAGATTCAGATTGATGGGGTGGCTTATGCCCAGTATGACATCTTCCGTTTAGAGAATGGATTGATTGTAGAGTATTGGGACAATAAAGAAGTCATGCCTAAGGTAGAAGATTTGATCAATCGAGGAAAGTTTTAA
- a CDS encoding ABC transporter ATP-binding protein, giving the protein MIEYKNVALGYTEKDVLRDVNLQIEDGEFMVLVGPSGSGKTTMLKMINRLLEPTDGDIYMDGKRIKDYNERELRLSTGYVLQAIALFPNLTVAENIALIPEMKGWSKEEIAKKTEELLKKVGLPAADYAHRLPSELSGGEQQRVGIVRAMIGQPKILLMDEPFSALDAISRKQLQTLIKQLHSEFGMTTIFVTHDTDEALKLGDRIAVLQDGEIRQVATPEEILSAPATSFIADLFGGVQHG; this is encoded by the coding sequence ATGATTGAATACAAAAATGTAGCGCTAGGTTATACTGAAAAAGATGTCTTGAGAGATGTCAACTTACAGATTGAGGATGGAGAGTTCATGGTTTTAGTGGGACCTTCTGGTTCCGGTAAGACAACTATGCTCAAGATGATCAACCGTCTTTTAGAACCTACGGATGGCGATATTTACATGGATGGCAAGCGCATCAAAGATTATAATGAGCGTGAGCTTCGTCTTTCTACTGGTTATGTTTTACAGGCCATTGCTCTCTTTCCCAATCTAACAGTTGCGGAAAATATTGCTCTCATTCCTGAGATGAAAGGTTGGAGCAAGGAAGAGATTGCTAAGAAAACAGAAGAGCTCTTGAAAAAAGTCGGCTTGCCAGCAGCTGACTATGCTCATCGACTACCGAGTGAGTTGTCAGGTGGGGAACAGCAGCGTGTTGGTATTGTCCGTGCCATGATTGGTCAGCCCAAGATTCTTCTAATGGACGAGCCTTTCTCAGCCTTGGATGCTATTTCAAGAAAACAATTGCAGACTTTAATCAAGCAATTGCATAGTGAGTTTGGGATGACGACTATTTTTGTGACCCACGATACGGACGAAGCTTTGAAATTAGGTGATCGGATTGCTGTTTTACAGGACGGGGAGATTCGTCAAGTGGCGACACCTGAGGAAATCCTATCTGCACCTGCAACCAGCTTCATAGCAGATTTATTTGGAGGTGTTCAGCATGGCTAA
- a CDS encoding ABC transporter permease/substrate-binding protein: MANLISTFQERFGEWLAALGQHLQLSLLTLLVAIFLTIPLAIYLHSHKKTANWVLQIAGIFQTIPSMALLGLFIPLMGIGTLPALTALVIYAIFPILENTVTALNGIDPSLEEAGIAFGMTKWERLKKFELPLAMPVIVSGVRTATVMIIGTATLAALVGAGGLGSFILLGIDRRNASLILIGAISSAVLAILFNSLLKWMEKAKLRTVFTAFAVLILGLGASYTPSLLPKQSKDNLVIAGKLGPEPEILMNMYKLLIEENTDMTVTVKPNFGKTDFLYQALKKGDIDIYPEFTGTITGTLLQPAPKVSNDAEEVFEAARDGIKKQDNLVLLNHMAYHNTYAIAVPKTIAKEYNLKTISDLKAVQDKLKAGFTLEFNDREDGNKGLQSLYGLNLNVATMEPALRYQAIQSGDIQITDAYSTDAELARYDLQVLEDDKHLFPPYQGAPLMKAELLEKHPELEGILNKLAGKITESQMSQMNYQVGIEGKKAENVARDFLVKEGLLKK; encoded by the coding sequence ATGGCTAATTTGATTTCTACCTTTCAGGAGCGCTTTGGCGAATGGTTGGCAGCCTTAGGGCAACACCTCCAGCTGTCTCTTCTAACCTTACTAGTGGCCATCTTCTTGACCATTCCGCTCGCCATCTATCTTCATAGTCATAAAAAGACAGCCAATTGGGTGCTGCAAATTGCGGGAATCTTTCAAACCATTCCTTCAATGGCCTTGCTGGGACTCTTTATTCCTCTCATGGGGATTGGTACACTGCCGGCATTGACGGCTCTGGTGATATACGCTATTTTCCCGATTTTAGAAAATACTGTCACGGCTTTGAATGGGATTGATCCGAGTCTTGAGGAAGCAGGAATCGCCTTTGGGATGACCAAGTGGGAGCGACTCAAAAAGTTTGAACTGCCTCTAGCAATGCCCGTCATTGTATCAGGAGTTCGGACGGCAACGGTAATGATTATCGGGACAGCGACTCTGGCAGCCTTGGTGGGAGCTGGTGGATTAGGTTCTTTTATCCTTCTAGGAATTGATCGTCGCAATGCCAGTCTAATCTTGATTGGAGCAATTTCATCCGCAGTTTTGGCTATTCTTTTCAACAGTCTCCTTAAATGGATGGAAAAGGCTAAGCTTCGGACAGTATTTACAGCTTTTGCGGTCTTAATCCTCGGACTAGGCGCTTCTTACACACCAAGTTTGCTACCGAAACAAAGCAAGGATAATCTGGTCATTGCTGGGAAATTGGGTCCAGAGCCAGAGATTCTCATGAATATGTATAAACTCCTCATCGAGGAAAATACGGATATGACTGTGACAGTCAAACCAAACTTTGGTAAGACAGACTTCCTTTATCAAGCTCTGAAAAAAGGTGATATTGATATCTATCCTGAGTTTACTGGTACGATTACTGGAACTCTCTTGCAGCCTGCTCCAAAGGTCAGCAATGATGCTGAAGAAGTTTTTGAAGCAGCGCGTGATGGCATTAAGAAACAGGACAATCTAGTCTTGCTCAATCATATGGCCTATCATAATACATATGCCATTGCAGTTCCAAAGACTATCGCCAAAGAATATAATCTTAAAACGATTTCTGACCTTAAGGCAGTCCAAGACAAGCTAAAAGCGGGTTTTACCCTAGAGTTTAACGACCGTGAAGATGGAAACAAGGGCTTGCAATCTCTATATGGTCTTAATCTTAATGTAGCGACCATGGAGCCAGCCCTTCGCTACCAGGCTATCCAGTCGGGTGATATTCAAATCACGGATGCCTATTCGACCGATGCAGAGCTGGCGCGATATGATTTACAAGTTCTAGAAGACGATAAGCACCTTTTCCCTCCTTATCAAGGGGCCCCTCTCATGAAAGCTGAATTGCTCGAAAAACACCCTGAATTGGAAGGGATTCTCAATAAACTAGCTGGTAAAATTACGGAAAGCCAGATGAGCCAAATGAATTATCAAGTTGGCATTGAAGGCAAAAAGGCCGAAAATGTCGCGCGTGACTTTCTAGTCAAGGAAGGACTTTTGAAAAAATAA
- a CDS encoding SatD family protein, producing the protein MLYIALIGDLIESKQLKNRKQAQKDLQDMMAVLNQDYQDYLVSPFTVTTGDEFQALLRPNPEIMQLLDQIALGFPHPIRFGLGLGEIVTDINREQSIGADGPAYWRARAAIEAIHEKNDYGSSRIAVSLGDEELSQAVNTVLAAASFIQSKWNASQREVLERMLMEYIYDENFSHGEIAELLQISPSALSKRLKSSGLKVYLRNRRLAMKMILQAAKEAEQ; encoded by the coding sequence ATGCTTTATATTGCTCTTATTGGAGACTTAATAGAATCCAAACAGCTGAAAAATCGTAAGCAGGCTCAGAAGGACCTGCAGGACATGATGGCAGTGCTAAATCAGGATTATCAGGATTATCTGGTGTCACCTTTCACGGTAACGACTGGAGATGAGTTTCAGGCTTTGCTGCGACCTAATCCAGAGATTATGCAGCTCCTTGATCAGATTGCCTTGGGCTTTCCTCACCCAATTCGCTTCGGGCTTGGGCTGGGGGAGATTGTGACGGACATCAATCGGGAGCAGAGTATTGGTGCGGACGGACCGGCCTACTGGAGGGCACGCGCAGCCATTGAGGCTATTCACGAGAAGAACGACTACGGCAGCAGCCGTATAGCTGTATCCTTGGGCGATGAGGAGCTCAGTCAGGCGGTTAATACGGTGCTAGCGGCTGCGTCCTTTATCCAGAGCAAGTGGAATGCTAGCCAGAGAGAGGTGCTGGAGCGGATGCTCATGGAATACATTTATGATGAAAATTTTTCTCACGGAGAAATAGCAGAGTTGCTGCAGATTAGTCCAAGTGCGCTTAGTAAGCGGCTGAAGTCATCTGGTTTAAAGGTCTATCTGAGAAATCGCCGTTTAGCTATGAAAATGATTTTACAGGCAGCAAAGGAGGCTGAACAATGA
- a CDS encoding GrpB family protein, with the protein MAKNLEDMSLEELWQLFPIFLEEHNKDWTAWYTEESRRIQSFLPANQLYKMHHIGSTSIEGIWAKPIIDILLEIPRSEDMESIKSELLEHGYLLMSESEGRMSFNKGYTLQGFAERVFHLHLRYYGDHDELYFRDYLKDHPAVAKDYEQLKLILWKNYEHNRDAYTAAKTDFIRQYTQKAHKLYEGRYDDKLA; encoded by the coding sequence ATGGCCAAAAACCTAGAAGATATGTCTTTAGAAGAATTATGGCAACTATTCCCGATTTTCTTAGAGGAGCACAATAAGGACTGGACAGCTTGGTATACGGAGGAAAGCAGAAGAATACAAAGTTTTTTGCCAGCAAATCAGTTGTATAAAATGCATCATATTGGTTCTACATCTATTGAGGGGATATGGGCTAAGCCGATTATTGATATTCTTTTAGAAATTCCTCGAAGTGAAGATATGGAGAGCATTAAGAGCGAATTGCTGGAGCATGGCTACCTGCTTATGTCAGAGTCAGAAGGCCGCATGTCTTTTAACAAGGGCTATACGCTGCAAGGCTTTGCTGAACGAGTTTTCCACTTGCATCTTCGCTACTACGGAGACCATGATGAACTCTATTTTCGAGACTATCTGAAAGACCATCCAGCTGTCGCCAAAGACTACGAGCAGTTGAAATTAATCTTATGGAAAAACTACGAGCACAATCGTGATGCTTATACGGCTGCTAAAACGGATTTCATTAGACAGTACACTCAAAAGGCCCACAAGCTTTATGAGGGAAGGTATGACGACAAGCTCGCATAA
- a CDS encoding alpha/beta hydrolase gives MNKRSIIALSTFLFVVLVTLFLVSKLQTRELNSRDYIQSRTPTLFFHGYGSSANAEKHMVEAARQAGVTQTIITATVDSHAQVTFKGDIPKDAINPIVMVEFEDNRNANYAQDGEYAAAVVRKLQAKYAFKKMNFVSHSMGNMSILFYLLEHAQNEEFPKLQKQVNIANHVNGLEGMDLPANLTILDNHTGQPSAMSNSYQKLLGLREIYPQDQVDVLNIYGDFKNQSDGSVLNVSSRSLKYLVIDNAKSYQEKRVTGPLAQHSQLHENPEVDRLLIDFLWGK, from the coding sequence ATGAATAAACGATCTATCATTGCACTCTCAACTTTTCTGTTTGTTGTTCTTGTTACTTTATTTCTAGTGTCCAAGCTACAAACAAGAGAGTTAAATAGTAGGGACTATATTCAATCAAGGACTCCGACATTATTTTTCCATGGTTATGGCTCAAGTGCTAATGCTGAAAAGCATATGGTAGAGGCAGCTAGGCAAGCTGGAGTTACTCAAACCATCATCACAGCTACAGTTGATAGTCATGCTCAAGTAACCTTTAAAGGAGATATACCAAAAGATGCTATCAATCCAATTGTCATGGTTGAGTTCGAGGACAATCGAAATGCTAATTATGCCCAAGACGGAGAATATGCAGCAGCAGTTGTTCGAAAGTTGCAAGCAAAATATGCTTTCAAAAAGATGAATTTTGTCTCGCATTCTATGGGAAATATGTCTATTTTATTTTACCTATTAGAGCACGCTCAGAATGAAGAGTTTCCAAAGTTACAAAAGCAGGTAAATATCGCCAATCATGTCAATGGTTTGGAGGGGATGGATCTGCCAGCTAATTTGACCATTCTAGACAACCATACAGGGCAGCCTAGCGCCATGAGTAATAGCTATCAAAAACTTCTGGGCTTGCGCGAAATTTATCCGCAAGATCAAGTGGATGTTCTCAATATCTATGGAGATTTTAAAAATCAATCAGATGGTTCTGTTTTAAACGTTTCTTCTCGCAGTCTCAAGTATCTTGTAATCGACAATGCTAAGTCCTATCAGGAAAAGAGAGTGACTGGCCCTCTAGCTCAGCATAGCCAGCTGCATGAAAATCCAGAAGTAGATAGATTATTGATTGATTTTCTTTGGGGCAAATGA
- a CDS encoding DUF1002 domain-containing protein — protein MKFKKTLLTAGALVATLFTVSTAAADTNVQKVIDETYVQPEYVLGYSLDDSQKEQTLQLLGYNASSDSKPLKTMTPDVYSKIMNVANDPSLQLYSSVKIKKLGNKKPLQVKIVTPQNITKVTEDMYRNAAVTLGVQHAEITVAAPIPVTGESALAGIYYSLEENGASVPQENKDLAQEELAALSNINAENQGKEGYDADKLNVALTDIKTAVANAKKNNSNLTEADVRKIVEETLKNYGLSSSVTADQINLIINFAVNLSNSGVITNSDFTKTLTDLKNSIVSKAGDTFNNINLNFDANGLLEDGGNFFSNIWNAIVNFFKGLLGQ, from the coding sequence ATGAAATTTAAGAAAACATTACTGACAGCAGGAGCTCTAGTAGCTACTCTCTTTACTGTATCCACCGCAGCTGCTGATACAAACGTTCAAAAAGTCATTGACGAAACCTATGTTCAGCCTGAGTATGTCTTGGGCTATTCCTTGGATGACAGTCAAAAAGAGCAAACACTTCAGCTCTTAGGCTACAATGCATCGAGTGATTCTAAACCTCTGAAAACAATGACACCTGATGTCTATTCAAAGATTATGAATGTAGCAAATGATCCTAGTTTGCAGCTGTATTCTTCTGTTAAGATTAAGAAGTTGGGCAACAAGAAGCCGCTTCAAGTCAAGATTGTTACGCCGCAAAACATCACCAAGGTTACAGAGGATATGTATCGCAATGCAGCAGTCACCTTGGGAGTACAGCATGCAGAAATTACAGTAGCAGCACCTATCCCTGTGACTGGAGAAAGTGCCCTAGCTGGTATTTATTACTCGCTGGAGGAAAATGGAGCTAGTGTTCCTCAGGAAAATAAAGACTTGGCTCAGGAAGAATTAGCCGCACTTTCAAATATCAATGCTGAAAACCAAGGTAAGGAAGGCTACGATGCCGATAAGCTGAATGTGGCACTGACAGATATTAAAACAGCTGTTGCTAATGCTAAAAAGAATAACAGCAATTTGACCGAAGCTGATGTCCGTAAAATCGTTGAAGAAACACTGAAAAATTACGGTCTCAGCAGTTCAGTCACAGCTGACCAAATTAATCTAATTATTAACTTTGCAGTAAATCTTTCAAATAGTGGAGTCATCACAAATTCTGATTTCACAAAGACGCTCACCGACTTAAAAAACAGTATTGTTTCAAAGGCTGGCGACACATTCAATAATATCAATCTTAACTTTGATGCAAACGGACTTCTTGAAGATGGCGGTAATTTCTTTAGCAATATCTGGAATGCAATCGTCAATTTCTTTAAGGGCCTGCTAGGTCAATAA
- a CDS encoding tyrosine-type recombinase/integrase has product MPKNQQRTKFPGVYTDKDGKFFIQTEFGIDRVTGKRVRKKSRKDQHGNPFNSASEAYKELTRLKHDYQQSQGYSNYRMKYRQFMEEHYIPYYRTTVEHSTFSVREKNLLQLCDRFGDTTLRSITLEQVQMFRTWLLTSQDEDGAGYSQGYASLIFGMFRKSLDYALQMGYVEKNISKQSNAIPKGKSNVPYWTKSEFEAVISQIYIEDVYEHLNFVMIWVYFMTGVRVNEGCALQWNDIDFDKQRLRVHHMLIVKNKKEWTRNSHSKTKDGKRMISLDKDTIDVLKKWRKAQKKIGLGHENDFIFSYDGLPMLKSTISRIIKRYAKIAHVKPIQAKGLRHSHASLLINELNATVLILSKRLGHSSPEITLKHYSHLWDGADEVITNEMVGIINVSFPSSSLVHFNGNQSISK; this is encoded by the coding sequence ATGCCAAAAAATCAACAGAGAACTAAATTTCCAGGAGTCTATACTGACAAAGACGGAAAATTTTTTATTCAAACCGAATTTGGTATAGATAGAGTAACCGGGAAACGTGTACGAAAGAAATCAAGGAAAGATCAACACGGAAATCCATTTAATTCAGCTTCAGAAGCATATAAGGAATTAACTCGGCTGAAACATGATTATCAACAATCTCAAGGTTATTCTAACTACCGGATGAAATATCGACAATTTATGGAAGAACATTATATTCCATATTATAGAACAACAGTTGAGCACAGCACATTTTCAGTTCGAGAGAAAAATCTTTTACAGCTTTGTGATCGTTTTGGTGACACTACACTTCGTTCGATTACACTCGAACAAGTCCAGATGTTTCGAACATGGTTACTGACTAGTCAAGATGAGGATGGTGCCGGATATTCACAAGGATATGCTAGCCTCATCTTTGGCATGTTTAGGAAATCATTGGACTATGCTTTGCAAATGGGATATGTGGAAAAAAACATTTCTAAGCAATCTAATGCAATTCCTAAAGGGAAAAGTAATGTCCCATATTGGACTAAGAGCGAATTTGAAGCTGTTATTTCACAAATTTACATTGAAGATGTATATGAACATTTAAACTTCGTGATGATTTGGGTATATTTCATGACTGGCGTACGTGTAAATGAAGGTTGTGCCCTTCAATGGAATGATATTGACTTTGATAAGCAACGCCTACGAGTTCATCATATGCTTATTGTTAAAAACAAAAAAGAATGGACTCGTAATTCCCATTCGAAAACTAAAGACGGCAAAAGGATGATTAGTTTAGATAAAGATACTATTGATGTGTTAAAAAAATGGCGTAAAGCTCAAAAAAAGATTGGACTAGGACACGAGAATGATTTTATCTTTTCATACGATGGCTTACCTATGTTGAAATCTACAATCTCAAGGATTATTAAAAGGTACGCCAAGATTGCTCACGTAAAGCCTATCCAAGCGAAAGGTCTCAGACACAGTCATGCTTCGCTACTAATTAATGAATTAAATGCTACTGTACTTATTCTATCAAAACGTTTAGGACACTCTTCTCCTGAAATCACATTGAAACATTACTCACATCTATGGGATGGCGCTGATGAAGTTATCACTAATGAAATGGTAGGAATTATTAATGTTTCTTTCCCATCTTCTAGCTTAGTACATTTCAACGGGAACCAATCAATTTCAAAATAA
- a CDS encoding DUF3173 domain-containing protein, producing MKQTMNKEDLIKMGYNPYTAISIIRQAKQIMVQKGYAFYNNRRLGHVPIVAVEEILGVSLHKEE from the coding sequence ATGAAACAAACAATGAACAAAGAAGATTTAATTAAAATGGGTTACAATCCCTATACTGCCATTTCAATTATTAGACAAGCTAAGCAAATTATGGTACAAAAGGGATATGCCTTTTATAATAATCGACGTTTAGGGCATGTCCCAATCGTTGCTGTTGAAGAAATTTTGGGTGTTTCACTTCACAAGGAGGAATAA